The Chitinophaga parva genomic sequence TCTTGGCCGCATTGGACCACAGGGAGCTTACATCAGGGGAAAGCCCGGTGGGGGCATTGCCGGTGGCGGCGCTGCGGGCATCTGGATTTACCTGCAGGAAACTGGCGCCCACGGCGGGGGGCCGCTCATCGTTCTTCTGCGCCATCCCCAGGGATGGAACAGCGAGCGTGCATGCCAGCAAAATGGGGAGTAAATGTTTTTGCATCATGAAACTTTTTATGCGATGAGGTGCAGTGAATGATTTACTGGATAATTACTTTTTCGTAGAAGACCTCCAGGCCCCCCACCTTGATCCGGAGGGTGTAAATGCCCGCGGCAAATTTGTTGACCGGGATGGTGATGGTGTTCCGGCCGGCGCCCAGGGGCTGTTCTGATACATACATGACCTGGCCGGCAGTATTGAGCAGGGTTAGCTGTACATCCTTCTGGGAGAGCATGTCCAGCTGGATCTTTAAGACGGTGGCTGCGGGATTGGGGAAGATGATGTAATCTTTTACCGCGCTGGCCCCGGGTTTGGCCGGCGGCAACTCTTCCGGCTGGTGGAATCCCTGGGTGAGTAGCGCCCGCCCATCGGTGATCATGGTCACTACCGGTTCGCCAATGGTGTATTGTATCCGTATATTGTTGGCAACGGTGCCGCTGCCCCCGGTGGTAGCCGTAACCTGCCGGTTCAGGATCAACTGGGCCCTGGCAGCAGACACCAGGCCTACCACCATGATAAGTGCGCAGATACCTGCACGAGTGATTAGATTCATGTGGATTATAATTAATGTGTTTAGGGGAGATGTTACAGTATGTTCCAGGTCTTCTTTGCACTTTCCGGGGGCGGTGTAGGTGCGTTCCGTTTTCTACATAACCGATCTGCAGTACCTATGGGCAATAAGAAGCTGCTCCATCCGCGGCATGCGGCCTGGCATAGCCAGCGCATGATGCAGGTGGGCCCTTCCTGGGGGACTGCTCTTGTTTGCGATAGGTGATTTAGTGATCCCGGCGGGGAATGACCGGGGTAATTAAGAAGTGTAGCAATTTGCCATAACTATACAATTCAATAGGTGAAAAAATATAATGTATAATCGGGTGTGTATTCGCCTGGCTGCCGGGAATGGGTTATCACTGGTCGCTACGCACATGTATCTGAACATCAAAAATGAAGAAATGTTTTCTCAAGCGCGGGATCGATTTTAAATTTGGTACCAATAATTTAAAATCCGGTCGTATTTCACAAAATAATGGTAGTGCCCGGAGATTACACTGAAAGTGCAGGGGGCGTGCTGACCCCCAAAGTTAGTTAAAGAAGAAATAACATTTTCACAAACCCGGTACGTTTTATTTATTGCCGGAAATAGATTACCTTTGCCCCCCAAATTGCATTGTATACAGTCATCTCATAATTATGGCAGACTTAAAATTTCAAAGAAACATTGGTATTGCTGCGCACATCGATGCGGGTAAGACCACGACCACTGAGCGTATCCTGTATTACACAGGTAAGACTCACAAGATTGGTGAGGTACACGAAGGTGCCGCTACCATGGACTGGATGGCTCAAGAACAGGAAAGAGGTATTACCATCACTTCTGCTGCAACTACCTGTTTCTGGAACTTCCCAACCGTACAAGGTCAGCCAAACGCTAACACCAAACAATACAAATTCAACATCATCGATACTCCGGGCCACGTGGACTTCACCGTGGAGGTAGAGCGTTCTCTGCGCGTACTGGATGGTCTGGTGGCGCTGTTTTGCGCCGTATCCGGCGTAGAACCGCAATCTGAAACCGTTTGGCGCCAGGCTAACCGCTATAAGGTTCCCCGTATTGGTTTCGTAAATAAAATGGACCGTTCCGGTGCAGACTTCCTGAACGTGGTAAAACAGGTAAGGGAAATGCTGGGTGCAAACCCCGTACCCCTGATGCTGCCCATCGGTGCTGAAGATACGTTCAAAGGCGTAGTAGACCTGATCACCATGAAGGGTATCATCTGGGACGAAGCATCCAAGGGTGCTACTTACCAGGAAACTGAGATCCCCGCAGACATGCAGGCTGAAGCCGAAGAATGGCGTGCCAAGCTCGTAGAAGCAGTAGCTGAATACGACGACAAACTGATGGAGAAATTCTTTGAAGATCCCAACTCTATCTCCGAAGACGAGATCCACGAGGCGATCCGCAAAGCCACCATCGACATGGCTATCATCCCCATGATGTGCGGTTCTTCCTTTAAGAACAAGGGTGTACAGAAAATGCTGGATGGCGTTTGCCGCTACCTGCCTTCTCCGCTGGACGTAGACGCAGTAGTAGGTACCGATCCCGACTCCGGTGAAGAACTGACCCGCAAGCCCGACGCAAAAGAACCTTTCGCTGCCCTGGCGTTCAAGATCGCAACCGATCCGTTCGTAGGCCGCCTGGCGTTCTTCCGCGTTTATTCCGGCCGCCTGGATTCCGGTTCTTATGTACTGAACACCCGTACCGGTAAGAACGAACGTATCAGCCGTATCATGCAGATGCACGCTAACAAGCAGAACCCCATCGACTTCATCGAAGCAGGTGATATCGGCGCTGCTGTTGGGTTTAAAGATATCAAGACCGGTGATACCCTCTGCCACGAGGACCACCCGATCGTACTGGAATCTATGACCTTCCCCGAGCCCGTGATCCACATCGCCATTGAGCCTAAAACTCAGGCAGACGTTGATAAAATGGGTATGGCTATCGCCAAGCTGGTGGAAGAAGATCCCACCCTGCGTGTAAGAACCGACGAAGAAACCGGCCAGACCGTATTGAGCGGTATGGGTGAGCTTCACCTGGAAATCATCGTAGACCGTATGCGTCGCGAGTTCAAGGTAGAGGTGAACGAAGGTGCTCCGCAGGTGGCATTTAAAGAAGCGCTGACACAGACCATTGAACACCGTGAAGTGTACAAAAAACAGACCGGTGGTCGTGGTAAATTCGCTGATATCAAGGTGGAAATCGGCCCGGCTGATGCGGAATGGCTGAAGGAGAACGAAGGCAAAAACCTGCAGTTCATCAACGACATCTTTGGTGGTGCTATCCCGAAAGAATTCATTCCTTCTATCCAGAAAGGTTTCGAGCAGTCCCTGTCTAACGGTGTGCTGGCCGGTTTCCCGGTTGAGTCCCTGAAGGTTCGCCTGTTTGATGGTTCTTTCCACAACGTGGACTCTGACGCAATGTCTTTCGAGCTTTGCGCCCGCTCTGCCTTCCGTGAAGCAGCTCCCAAGGCGAAAGCCATCCTGCTGGAGCCCATCATGAAGGTGGAAGTAAGCACCCCCGACCAGTACATGGGTGACGTAACAGGTGACCTGAACCGTCGTCGTGGTATGCTGGAAGGTATGGAAAGCCGTAACAACGTACAGGTGATCAAAGCCAAAGTTCCCCTGAAGGAAATGTTTGGTTATGTAACTGACCTGCGTTCTATGTCCTCCGGCCGTGCAACCTCCATCATGGAGTTCTCCCATTATGCCCCTGCTTCCAACAACATCACTGAAGAAGTGATCGCTAAGCACAAGGGTAAGAAAGCTGAATAGTTTTCAACTATCATATATCATAAAGAAAAGGTCCTGCCGCAAGGCGGGACCTTTTTGTTTTATGTGCCCCCCGGCGGACGCGGATGGTTTGGACCACTGACCATTTTGTTTCCTATTTTACCGAGGCTGAGGCGGCAATGCCCCATTTTCCACCTTACACTTCCATAATTTCCAGGCCCTTCTTCCGAACCATCTTCTTTTTCCATTGTTAGTAATGCAATACCTGCCTGGGCCCGCATGTTGAGTACGGGCGGGGGATTTCTCCAATAAGCCCGGCCTTTCCGGTTGCAAAAATTCCTGTCCTTTTTATCTTTCCCGCGCTGTTTCACACCCGGCCTGTTTTAACATTCCTTTAAAACCGGTGCGATAGTTGTATACAATGACCTGATAATCAAGATGTAATATGTACACCAAAAAACAGTAATATGAGAAAAACTATTCATGTGATTATGTTGGTAACAGCAGTGCTGGGTGCTGCTTCTGTAAAGGCGCAAACCCAGAAAGGAAACCTGATGTGGGGTGCAGACCTGTTGAATATCACGGGCACTTTCCAGAATGGGAATAACCAGTTTAATATGGGGCTTTCACCCAAGCTGGGGTATTTTATACAGGACAATTTTGTATTGGGTGCGGAAGTAGACCTGTCTATTGCCACTTCCAAGACCTTCAATACTTACAACTACGGTATTTCACCCTTTGCCCGTTACTACTTTGACGATAAGAGACTGGAGTTTTCGCAGCGGGCCCGCTTCTTCCTGGAAGCCAACGTGGGCTTTGCGGGTACCAATCTGAAGGACAAGACCACCGATGCCAGTACGTCCACCAACGGCCTGAATATAGGGTTTGGCCCGGGCCTGGCCTATTTTATCACGCCCAATGTGGCCCTGGAAACCTTGTTGAAATACGACCTCACCGTGGGTTTTGGTAATTCCACGACTACGAACCGGATAGGCCTGAACCTGGGGTTCCAGATCTACCTGCCCACCCGGCATGCCAAGCAGATCATTAACGAGGAGAAGTCTAACATGCGCCGGAAGGGATAATTATACGGCTTCAGCAGTCCTGTCCGGCTTTGTAGCGGCCGCCTGTCCATGACGGGCGGCCGCTTTTCTTTTTCACAAAGCAAGCTCATCCGCTGTAAGGGCCGTCCAGCGGGACAAGAGCGTTGCGTACTTTGACTCACTGAACAGCAAGTATCCTTCTTTTCACGAATGAACAAACTGGCCGTTGCCCGGTTCCCGGAACCCACCTACATTCGCCCCGATCTTTGGCCAAAAACGATCTTGGGGAAGCCGAAAACCAAAGAAAAGAGTAGGCACATCCTAATTCTGAAAAACCCTTTGTCATGGATTTGATCACTCAACTGCTGAACACCCTGCTGTCCCTGTTACAGTCACTGCTGGGCGGCCTGTAAGGCTCCGGGCTCCGTTCGGGCGTCTGGATTTGCCTGAAACGGGCCATGCAACTCACTTTTGCGCCAGGTTTTGCCTGGCGCTTTTTTTATGTAAGAGATTGCTTGTAAATATCTCTTTTACAGGGATTAAGCGTGGGTAAATCGGCTGAAATGCCCTACCTTTGCGGGCCTGTCGGTAAATATTCCTGAAAAAAGACGGGGATTTTCTTGTAGAAGATCAAAAATCTAATTACCTTTGCCCTCCCAAATTGTAAGGGGTTCAAAAAGAAGAAGTTCATTGCATATGTCTCAGAGAATTAGAATCAAGCTGAAGTCCTACGATCACAATCTGGTAGATAAGTCTGCTGAAAAGATCGTTAAAACCGTGCGTAACACGGGTGCCGTGGTAACTGGTCCTATTCCGTTGCCTACTGAAAAGAAAATCTTTACAGTATTGCGCTCCCCGCACGTTAACAAGAAAGCGCGCGAGCAGTTTCAGCTGTGCACACACAAGCGTTTGCTGGATATTTACACATCCTCATCCAGAACTGTGGATGCGCTGTCCAAACTGGACCTGCCCTCAGGTGTAGAAGTAGAGATTAAGGCATAAGGATTCGGCAAGGCGGGCAAAAGGCCCGCAGTTGCATGATACATATGATTAAAATCACGCAGTATTCCGATGATAGGGGTCACCGTATCATTTAGCGGTTTATTGTGCATCACAACTGACATCGGTCGCGCCTTCCGGGCGGCCACCCAATAACGTATTTAAACCGCCTATCCTGGGGAAAGCACGAACACCCCCAGGCGCTGGGTAAAATCATATATAATGAAAGGTATTATTGGTAAAAAGATTGGTATGACCAGCATCTTCGAAGCTAATGGCAAACAGACCGCCGTTACCATCATCGAAGCAGGTCCCAACGTAGTAACCCAGGTAAAAACACCTGAAGTGGATGGCTATAATGCTATCCAAGTGGCATTTGGTGAAAAGAAAGAAAAGAACACCACCAAGGCCGAACTGAATCACTTCGCAAAAGCCAACACCTCCCCCAAGCGCTTTGTAAGAGAGTTCCGCAACCCGGATGTACAGAAAGCTCTCGGCGAATCCATCACAGTAGACATTTTCACAGAAGGCGAAAAAATTGATGTAGTCGGTACCTCCAAGGGTAAAGGCTTCCAGGGTGTTGTTAAGCGCCATGGTTTCAGCGGTGTGGGTGAAGCTACCCACGGCCAGCATGACCGTAGCCGCGCTCCCGGTTCCGTGGGTGGATCTTCTTATCCTTCCCGCGTATTCAAGGGTATGCGTATGGCTGGCCAGACCGGTAACGAACGTGTGAAAGTTAAAGGGTTGAAAGTAGTGAAAGTATTCCCTGAGAAGAATTATATCCTGGTAAGTGGTTCCGTTCCGGGCCACATTGGTTCAACCGTTTTAATCCTGAAGTAATATGCAATTAGATATCTTAAACATAGAAGGTAAGAAAACCGGAAGAACGATTGAACTGCCGGAAGAGATTTTTGGCGTAGAACCTAACAACCACGTGATCTACCTGGCTGTTAAGCAGTTCCTGGCCGCTCAGCGCCAGGGTACGCACAAGGTGAAGACCCGTGCTGAAGTGAAAGGTGCTTCCCGCAAGCTGCACAAACAAAAAGGTACTGGTGGTGCCCGTAAAGGTAACATCCGTAACCCGCTCTATAAAGGTGGTGGTACCATCTTCGGCCCGAAACCGCATGGTTATGGCTTTAAGCTGAACAGGAAGGTGAAGGATCTGGCTAAGATCTCTGCCCTGTCTGTAAAAGCTGCAGAAAACAGCATCATCATCGTTGAAGATGTGAAACTGGATACGCCTAAGACCAAGCAGGTAGTTAGCATGTTGAAGGCCCTGAACATCACCGCCAGCGCTAAAAAGACCCTGGTAGTGACTCCGGAGTACAACGACAACCTGTACCTGTCCCTGCGCAACATCCCGTCTGTAGGCGGCGCAATGCTGAGCGACATCAACACTTACGACATCATGAACAGCAACTATATCGTATTTACCGAGAGTGCTGCCAAGATCTTCACAGAAGAACCTGTAGAAGCGTAGTAGCGATGACCGGCAACGGTACAGCAAAGAACAAATAACTTAAACTGCCGGCCGCAAGGCCAAAGGCTCAAAGGCAATTCAAGATGAAACCTTCTGATGTAATTATCAAACCGGTGGTGACTGAAAAGGTCAACAAAGCCACTGATAAATTTAACCGCTTCTACTTCATTGTTGACAAGAAAGCCAACAAACTGGAGATCAAGAAAGCAGTTGAAGAATTTTACGGTGTTACCGTAGCAGATGTGAATACTGCGGTAATGCCCGGCAAAGCCAAGAATCGCTTCACTAAAGCTGGTTTTGTTTCCGGTAAAAAGCCTTCTTACAAGAAAGCTGTAGTAACCCTCGCAGCGGGTGAATCCATAGATCTGTATGCTAACATTTAGTGCCCAAGGCTGTTAGCGCAAGCTGGCAGCCATGATGGTTGTATATACAGATCGAGTTAAACAATTTATTAAACACATTAACTTTTTTCGAAGCAATGGCACTGAAAAAGTACAAACCGATGACAGCCGGTACCCGTTGGAAAATTGGCAATGCTTACGCAGAGCTGACCACGGATCAACCTGAAAAAAGCCTGCTGGCACCGATCAAGAGAACCGGTGGTAGAAACGTACAGGGTAGAAGATCTATGCGCTACATTGGTGGCGGTCATAAGAAACACTACCGTATCATCGACTTCAAACGCGACAAGAAAGACATTCCCGCTACTGTAAAGAGCGTTGAATACGATCCGAACCGTAGCGCATTTATCGCCCTGCTGAACTATGCAGATGGTGAAAAACGCTACATCCTGGCTCCCCAGGGCCTGCAGGTAGGCGCCACCGTAGTAAGCGGTGAGAACGTAGCTCCTGAAGTAGGTAACGCCCTGCTGATGAAGAACATGCCCCTGGGT encodes the following:
- a CDS encoding T9SS type A sorting domain-containing protein; protein product: MNLITRAGICALIMVVGLVSAARAQLILNRQVTATTGGSGTVANNIRIQYTIGEPVVTMITDGRALLTQGFHQPEELPPAKPGASAVKDYIIFPNPAATVLKIQLDMLSQKDVQLTLLNTAGQVMYVSEQPLGAGRNTITIPVNKFAAGIYTLRIKVGGLEVFYEKVIIQ
- the fusA gene encoding elongation factor G; the encoded protein is MADLKFQRNIGIAAHIDAGKTTTTERILYYTGKTHKIGEVHEGAATMDWMAQEQERGITITSAATTCFWNFPTVQGQPNANTKQYKFNIIDTPGHVDFTVEVERSLRVLDGLVALFCAVSGVEPQSETVWRQANRYKVPRIGFVNKMDRSGADFLNVVKQVREMLGANPVPLMLPIGAEDTFKGVVDLITMKGIIWDEASKGATYQETEIPADMQAEAEEWRAKLVEAVAEYDDKLMEKFFEDPNSISEDEIHEAIRKATIDMAIIPMMCGSSFKNKGVQKMLDGVCRYLPSPLDVDAVVGTDPDSGEELTRKPDAKEPFAALAFKIATDPFVGRLAFFRVYSGRLDSGSYVLNTRTGKNERISRIMQMHANKQNPIDFIEAGDIGAAVGFKDIKTGDTLCHEDHPIVLESMTFPEPVIHIAIEPKTQADVDKMGMAIAKLVEEDPTLRVRTDEETGQTVLSGMGELHLEIIVDRMRREFKVEVNEGAPQVAFKEALTQTIEHREVYKKQTGGRGKFADIKVEIGPADAEWLKENEGKNLQFINDIFGGAIPKEFIPSIQKGFEQSLSNGVLAGFPVESLKVRLFDGSFHNVDSDAMSFELCARSAFREAAPKAKAILLEPIMKVEVSTPDQYMGDVTGDLNRRRGMLEGMESRNNVQVIKAKVPLKEMFGYVTDLRSMSSGRATSIMEFSHYAPASNNITEEVIAKHKGKKAE
- a CDS encoding outer membrane beta-barrel protein, with product MRKTIHVIMLVTAVLGAASVKAQTQKGNLMWGADLLNITGTFQNGNNQFNMGLSPKLGYFIQDNFVLGAEVDLSIATSKTFNTYNYGISPFARYYFDDKRLEFSQRARFFLEANVGFAGTNLKDKTTDASTSTNGLNIGFGPGLAYFITPNVALETLLKYDLTVGFGNSTTTNRIGLNLGFQIYLPTRHAKQIINEEKSNMRRKG
- the rpsJ gene encoding 30S ribosomal protein S10, which translates into the protein MSQRIRIKLKSYDHNLVDKSAEKIVKTVRNTGAVVTGPIPLPTEKKIFTVLRSPHVNKKAREQFQLCTHKRLLDIYTSSSRTVDALSKLDLPSGVEVEIKA
- the rplC gene encoding 50S ribosomal protein L3 — encoded protein: MKGIIGKKIGMTSIFEANGKQTAVTIIEAGPNVVTQVKTPEVDGYNAIQVAFGEKKEKNTTKAELNHFAKANTSPKRFVREFRNPDVQKALGESITVDIFTEGEKIDVVGTSKGKGFQGVVKRHGFSGVGEATHGQHDRSRAPGSVGGSSYPSRVFKGMRMAGQTGNERVKVKGLKVVKVFPEKNYILVSGSVPGHIGSTVLILK
- the rplD gene encoding 50S ribosomal protein L4; translation: MQLDILNIEGKKTGRTIELPEEIFGVEPNNHVIYLAVKQFLAAQRQGTHKVKTRAEVKGASRKLHKQKGTGGARKGNIRNPLYKGGGTIFGPKPHGYGFKLNRKVKDLAKISALSVKAAENSIIIVEDVKLDTPKTKQVVSMLKALNITASAKKTLVVTPEYNDNLYLSLRNIPSVGGAMLSDINTYDIMNSNYIVFTESAAKIFTEEPVEA
- the rplW gene encoding 50S ribosomal protein L23, giving the protein MKPSDVIIKPVVTEKVNKATDKFNRFYFIVDKKANKLEIKKAVEEFYGVTVADVNTAVMPGKAKNRFTKAGFVSGKKPSYKKAVVTLAAGESIDLYANI
- the rplB gene encoding 50S ribosomal protein L2; its protein translation is MALKKYKPMTAGTRWKIGNAYAELTTDQPEKSLLAPIKRTGGRNVQGRRSMRYIGGGHKKHYRIIDFKRDKKDIPATVKSVEYDPNRSAFIALLNYADGEKRYILAPQGLQVGATVVSGENVAPEVGNALLMKNMPLGTVIHNIELQPGKGGAIARSAGTYAQLSNKEEKYAVLKMPSGELRKVLSSCMATVGTVSNSDHALQSIGKAGANRWRGIRPRTRGVAMNPVDHPMGGGEGKSSGGHPRSRTGKYAKGLKTRKPNKSSNKLILSKKGGK